A part of bacterium genomic DNA contains:
- a CDS encoding HU family DNA-binding protein, with amino-acid sequence MKKTTKKMVKKPMKKMTAKKTSKTMTKKVVVKAEPKKHVPTPPKNPTLMAPKNRTQYTQAEFYESVRGFCGFATRKEAKNFYEGFMTMLQSNLKNGYKVALPGLGKMQVRRTKARMGRNPMTQETIHIPARKKVAFTPNKAMKEAVL; translated from the coding sequence ATGAAAAAAACAACAAAGAAAATGGTTAAGAAGCCAATGAAAAAGATGACTGCGAAGAAAACAAGCAAAACAATGACAAAGAAAGTGGTTGTTAAAGCTGAGCCTAAAAAGCACGTTCCAACTCCGCCAAAGAATCCAACTTTGATGGCGCCGAAGAATCGCACTCAATATACACAAGCTGAGTTCTATGAATCAGTTCGTGGATTTTGCGGATTTGCAACTCGTAAAGAAGCTAAGAATTTTTACGAAGGCTTTATGACTATGCTTCAAAGTAATTTGAAAAATGGCTACAAAGTCGCACTTCCTGGACTTGGAAAGATGCAAGTACGTAGAACAAAAGCTCGTATGGGCCGCAACCCAATGACTCAGGAAACAATCCACATTCCTGCGCGTAAGAAAGTTGCTTTCACGCCTAATAAGGCAATGAAAGAAGCAGTATTATAG